AAGGATCGTGAAAAAATTTATCCAACTGGTTTACCAACTGGAAAAATTGCCGTTGCAATTCCACATACTAATGTTGAATATGTTAACGAGGCTGCGATTGCCTTTGCTACTTTGGCTCATCCAATCAAATTTCATAATATGGCAGTAACTGATCAAACAGTTGATGCCCAAATTGTTGTGATGTTAGCAATGAAGAATCCACATAGTCAAATTTCCATGCTCCAAAAGTTAATGGCCCTTTTTCAAGATCAAACACTATTAGGTCGGTTACAGCAAATTACAGATAACGAGCAATTATTCAAGATTGTATCAGAACATATTTGATTAAAGCTAAGGGGGATTATTCACTATGAGTCATATTATTGATTTCATCATGTATATCGTTGGATTAGGACCAACCGTTCTAATTCCGATTGTTATGTTGGTGTTCGGGCTAGTTGTCCGTGTACCTTTTACCAAAGCCTTACGTGGTGGTTTGATGGTCGGAATTGGTTTTATCGGTCTAAACGCCACAGTCTCAATTTTGACCAATGTCATGAACCCAGCAATTAAGAGCATGATTGCAGTTATGCACTTAAACTTACAAGTTATTGATGTGGGCTGGCCATCTGCTTCTGCCATTGCCTATGGGACTGCAGTTGGTGTCAGCATGATTCCACTTGGAATTGCAATCAACATTATCATGTTACTCACTAAGACAACTTCAACGATTGATGTTGATATTTGGGATTTTTGGCATTTCGCTTTTAGTGGCTCGTTGGTATATGCCTTAACTAGGGATATCTTATTGAGTTTATTCTTAGCAAGCGTAAACATGATTGTCATTATGGTTATTGCTGATCGAACTGCGCCACTTTCTGAAAAGTATTTAGGTTTGCCCGGAATTTCTATTCCTCATGGTTATGCTGGATCGTTCGTCCCAATTGCAATTGTCTTGAACTGGATTCTCGACAAAATTCCAGGCATCAATAAAATCCATTTGGATGCTAAAGGTTTCAATACCAAGTTTGGTTCATGGGGTGAACCTACTTTACTTGGTTTCTTAATCGGGCTTGTTATTGGTGCATTAGCCTATGGCTTTATTCCTGGTATGACAATTGCTGCTAAGCTCGGCAAAATCATGCTAATGGGAGTTACGCTATCAGCTGTTATGATTATCACACCAAAAATGGCTGCCTTATTACTACAAGGGGTTGTACCAGTTTCAACAGCCATTCAATCTTATACGCAAAAGAAGTTTTCCGGAAAGCGTAAAATTTACATTGGTATGGATACTGCAGTTGGGATTGGGAGTCCCGTTGTCTTAGCTTGTGCAACTCTGATGATTCCGGTTGCCTTACTATTCGCTTTCATTTTACCTGGTAACCAATTCTTACCAACAATTGGTTTAGTTGGATTTGTGTTCATGTTCCCATTGATTGTTTCAATTACTCATGGTGATTTTTTCCGTTCATTCATCATTGGTGCTATTAACGTTATTATTGGCCTCTGGATTGGGACCGATCTGGCACCATTAATTACTAAAAGTGCACGTGCCGCTCACTTTACCATTCCAAAGGGTTCATCATTAATTTCAAGTATTGATTACGGTTCCAACCCCTTCCCATGGTTATTCGTCCAAGTAGCAACACATAAGATTACTGCTTATATCATTGGTTTAGCATTGATTGTGGTACTCTGCTGGTGGAACCACAAGAAAATTGTCGAAGAAGAAAAAGGGTTGTCAGCAGAAGCTGTCAAATAACAAAATCAGAATTTAAATTAGGAGTGTATATATTATGAAAAAAATTTTAGTTGCATGTGGTGCCGGT
This genomic window from Lactobacillus sp. CBA3606 contains:
- a CDS encoding PTS sugar transporter subunit IIA encodes the protein MSILNKELVFSHVDANDADELIHYLAEQLKQAGKVKDTFEQAIKDREKIYPTGLPTGKIAVAIPHTNVEYVNEAAIAFATLAHPIKFHNMAVTDQTVDAQIVVMLAMKNPHSQISMLQKLMALFQDQTLLGRLQQITDNEQLFKIVSEHI
- a CDS encoding PTS galactitol transporter subunit IIC, producing MSHIIDFIMYIVGLGPTVLIPIVMLVFGLVVRVPFTKALRGGLMVGIGFIGLNATVSILTNVMNPAIKSMIAVMHLNLQVIDVGWPSASAIAYGTAVGVSMIPLGIAINIIMLLTKTTSTIDVDIWDFWHFAFSGSLVYALTRDILLSLFLASVNMIVIMVIADRTAPLSEKYLGLPGISIPHGYAGSFVPIAIVLNWILDKIPGINKIHLDAKGFNTKFGSWGEPTLLGFLIGLVIGALAYGFIPGMTIAAKLGKIMLMGVTLSAVMIITPKMAALLLQGVVPVSTAIQSYTQKKFSGKRKIYIGMDTAVGIGSPVVLACATLMIPVALLFAFILPGNQFLPTIGLVGFVFMFPLIVSITHGDFFRSFIIGAINVIIGLWIGTDLAPLITKSARAAHFTIPKGSSLISSIDYGSNPFPWLFVQVATHKITAYIIGLALIVVLCWWNHKKIVEEEKGLSAEAVK